In a genomic window of Gemmatimonadetes bacterium T265:
- a CDS encoding 1-phosphofructokinase, with product MTPRGAAAHPEVVTVTPNPALDWALAVPDFMPGAVNRVTAERLTAGGKGINVAAALAGYGHRVAVTGLLGDANAGEFDALFARAGIRDECVRVRGNTRVAIKITDPTRRQTTDVNAAGPPATADDLARLLARVAALAAAPTPWFVLAGSLPPGVPPTLYRDLVRTLTAAGHSVVLDASGDALRHALDALPAEVAAHPAPTVLKPNVHELEALVGRPLPTRDAVAAVARAYLARGVELVAVSLGEDGALFVGRDAIVLARPPQVAVRTTVGAGDAMVAGILAGRLRGLPFDEVARLATAFAVHAIADVEPGASPAAAIDALRDRVEVRDLG from the coding sequence ATGACGCCGCGCGGCGCGGCGGCGCACCCGGAGGTCGTCACCGTCACCCCGAACCCGGCGCTCGACTGGGCGCTCGCCGTCCCCGACTTCATGCCCGGCGCGGTCAACCGCGTCACCGCGGAGCGGCTCACCGCAGGCGGCAAGGGAATCAACGTCGCCGCCGCGCTCGCCGGCTACGGCCATCGGGTGGCCGTGACCGGCCTCCTCGGCGACGCGAACGCGGGCGAGTTCGACGCCCTCTTTGCGCGCGCGGGCATCCGCGACGAGTGCGTCCGCGTGCGCGGCAACACGCGCGTCGCGATCAAGATCACCGACCCCACGCGCCGCCAGACGACCGACGTGAACGCGGCGGGACCGCCGGCGACCGCGGACGACCTTGCTCGACTGCTCGCCCGCGTGGCCGCGCTCGCGGCCGCGCCCACGCCGTGGTTCGTGCTCGCCGGCAGTCTGCCACCCGGCGTTCCGCCGACGCTCTACCGCGACCTCGTGCGCACGCTCACGGCCGCGGGCCACAGCGTCGTGCTCGACGCGAGCGGCGACGCGCTCCGCCACGCGCTCGACGCTCTGCCGGCCGAGGTCGCGGCGCACCCAGCCCCGACGGTCCTCAAGCCGAACGTCCACGAACTCGAGGCGCTCGTCGGCAGGCCGCTGCCGACGCGTGACGCCGTCGCCGCCGTCGCGCGCGCCTACCTCGCCCGCGGGGTCGAACTCGTCGCCGTCTCGCTCGGCGAGGACGGCGCGCTCTTCGTCGGCCGCGACGCGATCGTCCTGGCGCGCCCGCCGCAGGTCGCCGTGCGGACCACCGTGGGGGCGGGCGACGCGATGGTCGCCGGGATCCTCGCCGGGCGGCTCCGCGGCCTTCCGTTCGACGAGGTGGCCCGCCTCGCGACCGCGTTCGCCGTCCACGCGATCGCCGATGTGGAACCGGGCGCCTCGCCCGCGGCGGCCATCGACGCCTTACGCGACCGCGTCGAGGTGCGCGACCTCGGCTGA